Proteins encoded within one genomic window of Hermetia illucens chromosome 2, iHerIll2.2.curated.20191125, whole genome shotgun sequence:
- the LOC119648953 gene encoding proteasome subunit beta type-1 isoform X1, translating to MTCSGNKLFSVTHRKSSIFQTCLHAALRIGLVVCCFIEVSCNELHLFRFVFRPTRRKETGAEFLLEFATLTNLAKCTVWGFRLTACGIRCEAIEKALHRVRRMRSTRLRVPCSTQLMWNIYRWSRVSIECLIDCQIDVSGQGICGIIVVWCAGLTEFYLVFSMISAENFPEYNVPGVVKHDFHPYESNGGSVVAIAGDDYAVIAADTRLSSGYSIHTRKQNKLFKLSGTTVLGSTGCWCDTLALTSLISARMKMYHYLHQKVMPTNAISQMLSIIMYHKRFFPYYVSNILAGLDADGKGVVYSYDPIGHCELASYRAGGSAGALLQPVLDNQIGLKNQENVAKDPIPKEKAISVIVDTFISAAERDIYTGDGVIINVITKDGIETRNVSLRKD from the exons atgacgtgCAGTGGCAACAAACTATTCTCTGTCACGCATCGCAAGAGTTCAATTTTCCAAACTTGTTTGCATGCCGCGTTGCGCATTGGACTTGTTGTGTGTTGCTTCATAGAAGTTTCGTGTAATGAGCTTCATTTATTCCGCTTTGTGTTTCGACCTACAAGGCGGAAAGAAACAGGAGCTGAGTTTCTTTTGGAGTTTGCAACGCTCACGAACCTCGCGAAGTGTACTGTTTGGGGTTTTCGTCTAACCGCGTGCG GTATACGTTGCGAAGCCATAGAGAAAGCCTTGCACCGCGTACGACGAATGCGCTCCACGAGGCTGCGAGTGCCATGCAGCACGCAGCTTATGTGGAACATATATAGATGGAGCCGTGTGTCGATTGAGTGTTTGATTGACTGTCAAATTGACGTTAGTGGACAAGGAATTTGCGGAATCATTGTGGTTTGGTGTGCAGGCTTGACAGAGTTTTATTTGGTGTTTAGCATGATTTCTGCAGAGAATTTCCCAGAGTACAATGTACCGGGTGTGGTCAAACACGACTTCCATCCTTACGAATCAAATGGAGG GAGCGTTGTCGCAATTGCCGGGGATGATTATGCGGTAATTGCAGCAGACACTCGCTTGAGTAGTGGATATTCGATTCACACCCGAAAACAAAATAAGCTGTTCAAGTTGTCAGGCACAACAGTCTTGGGATCAACGGGATGCTGGTGCGATACTCTTGCGTTGACCAGTTTGATTTCTGCGAGAATGAAGATGTACCATTATCTGCATCAAAAAGTAATGCCGACGAACGCTATTTCGCAGATGCTGTCCATTATAATGTATCACAAAAGGTTTTTTCCTTACTATGTATCGAATATACTGGCTGGGCTAGATGCAGATGGGAAAGGGGTAGTATACAGCTATGATCCGATTGGGCATTGCGAACTCGCATCTTACCGTGCCGGAGGATCTGCGGGGGCTTTACTCCAACCTGTATTGGATaatcaaattggtctgaaaaatcaGGAGAACGTTGCGAAGGATCCAATCCCGAAAGAAAAAGCTATTTCGGTGATAGTGGATACATTCATTTCAGCTGCTGAAAGGGATATCTACACCGGCGATGGTGTCATTATAAATGTCATCACAAAGGATGGGATTGAAACCAGAAACGTTTCGTTGCGGAAAGATTAA
- the LOC119648953 gene encoding proteasome subunit beta type-1 isoform X2, with protein sequence MISEPNSQMANAVLQLEEWKSFAVGRSAERIRCEAIEKALHRVRRMRSTRLRVPCSTQLMWNIYRWSRVSIECLIDCQIDVSGQGICGIIVVWCAGLTEFYLVFSMISAENFPEYNVPGVVKHDFHPYESNGGSVVAIAGDDYAVIAADTRLSSGYSIHTRKQNKLFKLSGTTVLGSTGCWCDTLALTSLISARMKMYHYLHQKVMPTNAISQMLSIIMYHKRFFPYYVSNILAGLDADGKGVVYSYDPIGHCELASYRAGGSAGALLQPVLDNQIGLKNQENVAKDPIPKEKAISVIVDTFISAAERDIYTGDGVIINVITKDGIETRNVSLRKD encoded by the exons GTATACGTTGCGAAGCCATAGAGAAAGCCTTGCACCGCGTACGACGAATGCGCTCCACGAGGCTGCGAGTGCCATGCAGCACGCAGCTTATGTGGAACATATATAGATGGAGCCGTGTGTCGATTGAGTGTTTGATTGACTGTCAAATTGACGTTAGTGGACAAGGAATTTGCGGAATCATTGTGGTTTGGTGTGCAGGCTTGACAGAGTTTTATTTGGTGTTTAGCATGATTTCTGCAGAGAATTTCCCAGAGTACAATGTACCGGGTGTGGTCAAACACGACTTCCATCCTTACGAATCAAATGGAGG GAGCGTTGTCGCAATTGCCGGGGATGATTATGCGGTAATTGCAGCAGACACTCGCTTGAGTAGTGGATATTCGATTCACACCCGAAAACAAAATAAGCTGTTCAAGTTGTCAGGCACAACAGTCTTGGGATCAACGGGATGCTGGTGCGATACTCTTGCGTTGACCAGTTTGATTTCTGCGAGAATGAAGATGTACCATTATCTGCATCAAAAAGTAATGCCGACGAACGCTATTTCGCAGATGCTGTCCATTATAATGTATCACAAAAGGTTTTTTCCTTACTATGTATCGAATATACTGGCTGGGCTAGATGCAGATGGGAAAGGGGTAGTATACAGCTATGATCCGATTGGGCATTGCGAACTCGCATCTTACCGTGCCGGAGGATCTGCGGGGGCTTTACTCCAACCTGTATTGGATaatcaaattggtctgaaaaatcaGGAGAACGTTGCGAAGGATCCAATCCCGAAAGAAAAAGCTATTTCGGTGATAGTGGATACATTCATTTCAGCTGCTGAAAGGGATATCTACACCGGCGATGGTGTCATTATAAATGTCATCACAAAGGATGGGATTGAAACCAGAAACGTTTCGTTGCGGAAAGATTAA